In a single window of the Desulfovibrio psychrotolerans genome:
- a CDS encoding aminotransferase-like domain-containing protein → MTTNTRDSKQSHLRPPHASQGSHDPYATNTTQATRTTATSQTSMNGEPFRYHHVERQVLTMIESGRYNPGDKLPSLRSVCTSMGVSLATANHAYMELERKGIVEARPRSGFFVRKTVAHLPLPAAQRTISGPDAPVKPATLARVNGTGPGDCMAGDSMAGGSEAGEENRTQLIQKVLEAVGNTRMVSFGCVSPDPALLPGKALARIMQDVLRFSPGQALAYEVIQGNEHLRRQIAWRAQQCGLRAEADDVLVTAGAMEALYITLRCLTRPGDNVVIQSPTYFCFIQLLENLGLRAIEVPSSPEHGVSPAALREAISKYSVAACILSANFNNPDGALMPDAAKREIVSMLAERGIPLVEDDVAGDVHFGPSRPAPLKAFDTRGTVTLCSSFSKTIAPGYRAGWMLPGTFMSKALEIKATTNVCCPSPTQMVIAEFLGQGLYERHLKRLRAATERQMQTVRHQLATHFPPGTRVTRPEGGAFLWVALPEGMDSVRLFNQAKARDILIAPGPIFTTRDQYRNYIRLSCCGVWNESMQQAMCTLGQLAAPQPLSQRPDGLP, encoded by the coding sequence ATGACCACCAACACCCGCGATTCCAAGCAATCACACCTGCGCCCGCCGCATGCTTCCCAAGGCTCCCATGACCCCTACGCGACCAACACGACCCAAGCGACCCGCACCACCGCCACGTCCCAGACATCCATGAACGGCGAGCCGTTCCGCTATCATCATGTAGAACGTCAGGTGCTCACCATGATCGAATCGGGCCGATACAATCCCGGCGACAAGCTGCCTTCGCTGCGGTCCGTATGCACAAGCATGGGCGTAAGCCTTGCCACCGCCAATCACGCTTACATGGAACTGGAACGCAAGGGCATTGTGGAGGCACGCCCCCGCTCGGGGTTCTTCGTGCGCAAAACAGTCGCCCACCTGCCGCTGCCAGCGGCACAGCGCACCATTTCCGGCCCCGATGCTCCCGTCAAACCAGCCACCCTGGCCAGAGTAAACGGCACAGGACCAGGTGACTGCATGGCAGGCGACAGCATGGCAGGTGGCAGCGAGGCAGGCGAAGAAAACCGTACCCAGCTCATCCAGAAGGTGCTGGAAGCGGTGGGCAACACGCGCATGGTCTCTTTCGGCTGCGTAAGCCCGGACCCCGCGCTGCTTCCGGGCAAGGCTCTCGCGCGCATCATGCAGGACGTGCTGCGCTTTTCCCCCGGTCAGGCGCTGGCGTACGAGGTCATTCAGGGCAACGAACACCTGCGCAGGCAAATCGCGTGGCGGGCGCAGCAATGCGGGCTGCGGGCAGAAGCGGACGACGTGCTCGTCACCGCCGGAGCCATGGAGGCACTGTACATCACCCTGCGCTGCCTCACCCGCCCCGGCGACAACGTGGTCATCCAGTCGCCCACATATTTCTGCTTCATCCAGCTGCTGGAAAATCTGGGACTGCGCGCCATCGAGGTGCCGTCCAGCCCGGAACACGGGGTATCGCCCGCCGCCCTGCGTGAAGCCATAAGCAAGTATTCCGTGGCGGCATGCATCCTCTCCGCCAACTTCAACAATCCGGACGGCGCGCTCATGCCGGATGCAGCCAAGCGCGAGATTGTGTCCATGCTCGCGGAACGGGGTATTCCCCTCGTGGAGGACGATGTGGCGGGGGATGTGCACTTCGGCCCTTCGCGCCCCGCACCGCTCAAGGCGTTCGACACGCGGGGCACGGTAACGCTGTGTTCCTCGTTCTCCAAAACCATCGCCCCCGGGTACAGGGCGGGATGGATGCTGCCCGGCACATTCATGTCCAAGGCTCTGGAAATCAAGGCCACCACCAATGTGTGCTGTCCCTCCCCCACCCAGATGGTCATTGCCGAATTCCTCGGGCAGGGGCTGTACGAACGGCACCTGAAGCGGCTGCGCGCCGCCACGGAACGCCAGATGCAGACCGTGCGCCACCAGCTTGCGACGCATTTCCCGCCGGGTACGCGTGTCACCCGCCCGGAGGGAGGTGCTTTTCTGTGGGTTGCCCTGCCGGAGGGCATGGACAGCGTGCGGCTGTTCAATCAGGCCAAGGCGCGAGATATTCTCATCGCTCCCGGCCCCATCTTCACCACCCGCGACCAGTACCGCAACTACATACGCCTTTCCTGCTGCGGGGTGTGGAACGAATCCATGCAGCAGGCCATGTGCACGCTGGGCCAGCTTGCCGCTCCGCAGCCGCTGTCCCAAAGACCAGACGGGTTGCCGTAA
- a CDS encoding L-serine ammonia-lyase, iron-sulfur-dependent, subunit alpha, whose translation MESIRELYRIGVGPSSSHTMGPRYAAQQFLERTPGAVRYRVHLFESLGATGKGHLTDAAVLAVLGADRTEVVWRAAEKLPEHPNGMVFEALDSGGNVTDAVTMYSVGGGAVRVAGEEAQARQRVYALPGMAEMMAHCEDRGMTYWEYVQACEGRDIWDFLRGVWQAMQEAVNRGLETQGVLPGSIGLRRHAWSYFRRTRLASQDMQQTGLLTAYAMAVSEENAAGGVIVTAPTCGASGVVPAVLRYLMEVQQLAEGDMLRALATAGLFGNVIKHNGSISGAEVGCQGEVGAACAMACAAATQLLGGSLRQIEYAAEMGLEHHLGLTCDPVDGLVQIPCIERNACAATRALSCAQMAILSDGTHRIPFDEVVTVMASTGHDLPSLYRETSTGGLARAYAGRKGGVGRARCAGCS comes from the coding sequence ATGGAGAGCATCCGGGAATTGTACCGCATAGGCGTGGGGCCTTCTTCCAGCCATACCATGGGGCCGAGGTATGCGGCGCAGCAGTTTCTTGAACGCACACCCGGTGCGGTGCGTTACAGGGTGCACCTGTTTGAGAGTCTGGGAGCCACGGGTAAGGGGCACCTTACGGACGCGGCGGTGCTGGCCGTGCTGGGAGCAGACCGGACAGAGGTGGTCTGGCGCGCGGCGGAGAAGCTGCCGGAGCACCCCAACGGTATGGTTTTTGAGGCTCTGGACAGCGGGGGCAACGTGACCGATGCCGTTACCATGTACAGCGTGGGCGGCGGAGCCGTGCGCGTGGCGGGGGAGGAGGCGCAGGCCCGGCAGCGGGTGTATGCCCTGCCCGGCATGGCGGAGATGATGGCCCACTGCGAAGACCGGGGCATGACCTACTGGGAGTATGTGCAAGCCTGCGAGGGCCGGGATATTTGGGATTTTTTGCGCGGTGTGTGGCAGGCCATGCAGGAAGCCGTGAACAGGGGGCTGGAAACGCAGGGCGTGCTGCCCGGTTCCATAGGGCTGCGGCGGCACGCATGGAGCTATTTCCGCCGCACACGCCTTGCCTCGCAGGACATGCAGCAGACGGGGCTGCTCACGGCGTATGCCATGGCTGTTTCGGAGGAGAATGCGGCGGGCGGGGTTATAGTCACCGCGCCTACCTGCGGAGCCAGCGGAGTGGTGCCTGCCGTGCTGCGCTACCTTATGGAGGTGCAGCAGCTTGCGGAGGGCGACATGCTGCGTGCGCTGGCCACGGCGGGACTCTTCGGCAACGTGATCAAGCATAACGGGTCCATATCCGGTGCGGAGGTGGGGTGTCAGGGTGAGGTGGGGGCGGCCTGCGCTATGGCCTGTGCCGCAGCCACGCAGCTTCTGGGCGGCTCGCTGCGGCAGATTGAGTATGCGGCGGAGATGGGGCTGGAGCACCATCTGGGGCTTACCTGCGACCCGGTGGACGGGCTGGTGCAGATTCCCTGCATAGAGCGCAACGCCTGCGCCGCCACCCGCGCCTTGTCCTGCGCGCAGATGGCTATTCTTTCCGACGGCACGCACCGCATTCCCTTTGACGAGGTGGTCACCGTTATGGCCAGCACCGGGCACGACCTGCCCAGCCTGTATCGCGAAACATCCACCGGCGGGCTGGCCCGCGCCTACGCGGGACGCAAGGGCGGCGTGGGGCGCGCCCGCTGCGCGGGATGTTCGTAG
- a CDS encoding ATP-binding protein produces the protein MPRRRSASRAPSDSAAPGEHAPPCGSDVSADSPGRGDGGALSGAVQEPLEPHKATANRLSAAEIRRQADAVRAHLGGRLAETIPIPFIVLNEARQIVYANGHAVRFFGCATEEEALGFRPGERIFCVHSQEMGGCGESPACGHCGNVRAVLGVQEGAVYGAESRVLTKHHGLINALNLQVDAAGTKLDEEHYTIVYLRDISREKDRELLERVFLHDAVNALGGISGAMRLLGDAVDEKLRELALAVEERASLLVREARFMQLLFSAESTDLMVMRDVFSARDMLEELRMLYSTNVFAEGRHLVLDPQTLSAPDITLTTDRALLQRSLENLVKNALEASRPGQTVTMGYLSTGGAVHFFVRSEPFIPRHVQLQMFQRTFSTKGRGRGLGTYSARLFVTNYLGGTVSFESTPEEGTTFYVRIPLE, from the coding sequence GTGCCCAGACGTCGAAGTGCCTCGCGCGCACCTTCCGATTCTGCCGCCCCCGGCGAGCATGCGCCGCCCTGCGGTTCCGACGTGTCTGCGGACAGTCCGGGGCGCGGGGACGGAGGTGCCCTGTCCGGGGCGGTTCAGGAGCCCCTGGAGCCGCATAAGGCAACTGCAAACCGCCTTTCCGCCGCCGAGATCCGCAGGCAGGCGGATGCCGTGCGTGCCCATCTGGGCGGCAGGCTTGCCGAGACCATTCCCATACCGTTTATAGTGCTCAACGAGGCGCGGCAGATTGTGTATGCCAACGGGCACGCTGTTCGTTTCTTCGGTTGCGCGACAGAAGAAGAGGCGCTGGGTTTCAGGCCCGGTGAGCGTATCTTCTGTGTGCATTCTCAGGAGATGGGCGGATGCGGGGAATCGCCTGCCTGCGGTCATTGCGGCAATGTCCGGGCCGTTCTGGGGGTGCAGGAAGGGGCGGTATACGGGGCCGAGAGCCGGGTACTCACCAAGCATCATGGGCTGATCAACGCGCTGAACCTGCAGGTGGACGCAGCCGGGACGAAACTGGACGAGGAGCACTACACCATTGTCTACCTGCGCGACATTTCACGCGAGAAGGATCGGGAACTGCTGGAACGGGTGTTTTTGCATGATGCGGTAAACGCTCTTGGCGGCATATCGGGTGCCATGCGGCTGCTGGGTGACGCAGTGGATGAGAAGCTGCGTGAACTGGCGCTGGCCGTGGAGGAGCGTGCCTCGCTGCTGGTGCGCGAAGCCCGGTTCATGCAACTGCTGTTTTCCGCAGAATCCACAGACCTGATGGTGATGCGGGATGTTTTTTCTGCCCGCGATATGCTGGAAGAGCTGCGCATGCTGTATTCCACAAACGTGTTCGCGGAAGGGCGGCATCTTGTGCTTGACCCGCAGACGCTCTCCGCCCCGGACATTACCCTGACCACGGACAGGGCCTTGCTGCAGCGTTCGCTGGAGAATCTGGTCAAGAACGCGCTGGAAGCCTCGCGTCCCGGTCAGACCGTGACCATGGGATACCTGAGCACGGGTGGGGCAGTGCATTTTTTTGTGAGGAGCGAGCCGTTCATTCCCCGGCATGTGCAGTTGCAGATGTTCCAGCGTACTTTCTCCACCAAGGGGCGGGGCAGGGGGCTGGGTACATACAGCGCGCGGCTGTTCGTCACCAATTATCTGGGCGGCACGGTGTCGTTCGAATCCACGCCGGAAGAAGGGACCACCTTCTACGTGCGGATTCCGCTGGAATAG
- a CDS encoding ATP-binding protein, protein MRSGSLRWNALFLSGFLFLVLFLASLISMTFLGGDRERIFETARHRLESHVWFLAEYTERLLDVVNGRFAHLSRDIVAHGGLAGHSGAGTESGTESGTGDRSDGRHGSGAGLWSDERLADEVQQTFAFLPELANMVILDAGGNVRYAMRPGRVPLIVSRNAAGFAAHRDSHELSRFSAFPPEGGQPGQLFLSWRLGKADGEFLGILLAEISPVALYERFRAAHVQRPDAMLLLDRTSRTIGAWRHPEGDAAALFDGVGRVAVAPGGMTQVRGKTGFALVYGMPRYPLRVAAAYELAGLLDEWERRRNWLIGMVMVFSALGLWITYILYRQRQMLSTTRAALSRRDKYYRTLAENFPVGIIMLFDRSGRITIADGQGLEAAGLRKVQMEGRRPTECLPPEVASQLAPHHAAVLEGRRVNFTVSVKDRVYHAHAQPLLNDRGEVEAGMTVLTDVTRREEYETALRKAKEAAEAASELKGQFVANISHELRTPISGIMGITEVALSEGPPEKWHRHFTIIKNVSDGLLGVINDVLDFSRIEAGKMTLERKPFNLHSLLTDCMETLRLRAEQKGLALRMEFDGGLEHWVTGDPGRLRQVLVNLMDNAIKFTESGQVLVEVHRVGSAPGRQAVLFSITDSGVGIPEDRLGDLFNSFSQVDGSLSRQHGGSGLGLAICRHLVHLMGGSLGVESRSGEGSRFYFSVSLEMRAPEELAGLHAALSQGCGTASAVRPLRILLAEDNDLNQEFLTYFLEDHGHTVSVAGNGEEAVRMVRQGGVDIVLMDVQMPVLSGLEATRILRESPESYSAIPIVALTAHAMAGDRERFLQAGMDAFVGKPVDRDRLARALDEAWTVAMARGWRGA, encoded by the coding sequence ATGAGAAGCGGCAGCCTGCGGTGGAACGCCCTCTTTCTTTCCGGTTTCCTGTTTCTGGTGCTGTTTCTGGCAAGCCTTATCAGCATGACCTTCCTGGGCGGAGACAGGGAGCGCATCTTTGAGACGGCGCGGCACCGGCTGGAGAGCCACGTGTGGTTTCTGGCGGAATACACCGAACGCCTGCTCGATGTGGTGAACGGCCGTTTTGCGCACCTTTCGCGGGATATTGTTGCGCATGGCGGACTTGCCGGGCACAGCGGGGCCGGAACGGAAAGCGGCACGGAAAGCGGGACGGGTGACAGGTCTGACGGCAGACATGGCAGTGGAGCTGGCTTGTGGTCCGATGAACGGCTGGCAGACGAAGTGCAGCAGACTTTTGCCTTTTTGCCCGAACTGGCGAACATGGTGATACTGGATGCCGGGGGCAACGTGCGCTACGCCATGCGCCCGGGCAGGGTGCCGCTTATTGTATCCCGTAACGCTGCCGGGTTCGCAGCGCACAGGGACAGCCATGAACTTTCGCGGTTTTCGGCTTTTCCGCCGGAAGGGGGGCAGCCCGGGCAGTTGTTTCTCAGCTGGCGGCTGGGGAAGGCTGACGGTGAATTTCTGGGGATACTGCTGGCGGAAATTTCTCCCGTTGCCCTGTATGAGCGCTTCCGTGCGGCGCATGTGCAGCGTCCGGATGCCATGCTTCTGCTGGACAGGACCAGCCGGACCATAGGAGCGTGGCGGCACCCGGAAGGCGATGCGGCGGCACTGTTTGACGGGGTGGGCAGGGTTGCCGTGGCACCGGGAGGCATGACACAGGTGCGCGGAAAGACGGGATTCGCCCTTGTGTACGGCATGCCGCGGTATCCGCTGCGGGTGGCGGCTGCCTATGAACTTGCCGGCCTGCTTGATGAGTGGGAACGCCGCCGTAACTGGCTCATCGGCATGGTCATGGTCTTCAGTGCTCTGGGGTTGTGGATTACGTACATCCTCTACCGGCAGCGGCAGATGCTCAGTACCACCCGCGCGGCCCTTTCTCGGCGGGACAAGTATTACCGCACGCTGGCGGAAAATTTTCCCGTGGGCATCATCATGCTCTTTGACCGTTCGGGGCGCATAACCATTGCGGACGGGCAGGGGCTGGAGGCCGCAGGGTTGCGCAAGGTGCAGATGGAAGGCAGGCGGCCCACTGAATGTCTGCCGCCGGAGGTGGCGTCGCAACTGGCACCGCACCATGCCGCCGTGCTGGAAGGCAGGCGTGTCAACTTTACCGTATCCGTGAAGGACAGGGTATATCATGCCCATGCCCAGCCCTTGCTGAATGACCGGGGCGAGGTGGAGGCGGGCATGACCGTGCTCACGGACGTGACCCGCCGCGAGGAATACGAAACCGCCCTGCGCAAGGCCAAGGAGGCGGCGGAGGCAGCCAGCGAGTTGAAAGGGCAGTTTGTTGCCAACATCAGCCACGAACTGCGCACTCCCATAAGCGGCATCATGGGCATAACCGAGGTGGCGCTCAGCGAAGGGCCGCCGGAGAAGTGGCACCGTCATTTCACCATCATCAAGAATGTCTCCGACGGGCTGCTGGGCGTGATCAACGATGTGCTGGATTTTTCGCGCATCGAAGCGGGCAAGATGACGCTGGAACGCAAGCCCTTTAATCTGCATTCGCTGCTGACAGACTGCATGGAGACTCTGCGGCTGCGGGCGGAGCAGAAGGGACTGGCCCTGCGCATGGAATTTGACGGCGGGCTGGAACATTGGGTGACGGGCGACCCCGGCAGGCTGCGACAGGTGCTGGTGAACCTTATGGATAATGCCATAAAGTTCACCGAGTCCGGGCAGGTGCTGGTGGAGGTGCACCGCGTGGGCTCTGCACCGGGGCGTCAGGCCGTGCTGTTTTCCATTACGGACTCTGGTGTAGGTATACCGGAAGACAGGCTTGGTGATTTGTTCAACAGCTTTTCGCAGGTGGACGGCAGCCTTTCGCGCCAGCACGGGGGAAGCGGTCTGGGGCTTGCCATCTGCCGCCACCTGGTTCACCTCATGGGCGGCAGTCTGGGGGTGGAAAGCCGCAGCGGCGAGGGGAGCCGGTTTTATTTTTCCGTCTCGCTGGAGATGCGGGCCCCTGAGGAGCTTGCTGGACTTCACGCGGCACTGTCGCAGGGCTGCGGGACTGCGTCCGCTGTGCGTCCGCTGCGCATTCTGCTGGCCGAGGATAACGACTTGAATCAGGAGTTTCTTACCTATTTTCTGGAAGACCATGGACACACTGTTTCCGTGGCGGGCAACGGGGAAGAAGCAGTGCGCATGGTACGGCAGGGGGGGGTGGATATTGTGCTCATGGACGTGCAGATGCCTGTGCTGAGCGGGCTGGAGGCTACGCGTATTCTCCGTGAATCGCCGGAATCGTATAGCGCTATTCCCATTGTGGCGCTTACCGCACATGCCATGGCGGGCGACCGGGAACGGTTTCTGCAAGCGGGCATGGACGCCTTTGTGGGCAAGCCGGTGGACAGGGACCGGCTTGCCCGTGCGCTGGACGAGGCGTGGACCGTTGCCATGGCCCGGGGATGGCGGGGGGCATGA
- the hemW gene encoding radical SAM family heme chaperone HemW, protein MLLYIHVPFCRSKCGYCAFHSEVPRGDAVQVYLDALLREIALWGDRLGRVPVSTVFFGGGTPSMLPHRAVATVLDRIRKAFAVERAAEISLEANPESVGTMDTLSGLLEAGVNRLSMGFQSMDPATLKLLGRPHSARDAVRVFELARTLGFGNINLDFIWGLPNQRLKLWLEDLRAIVKLGPEHLSCYGLTVEEETPLERDVRAGRISLPDDGEQGKMFIYGAEYLESQGYLHYEISNFARMGFQCRHNTGYWEGAEYLGFGPAAVSTLMGRRWTNPCDLAAYAGAVRTGTVGHEAEVLSLHERVQELVMLRLRTTRGLRVKAYRELTGRDFIKDNKSLIHALHRNRLVRLRNGYLSLTRNGLLVSNAILERFFSEMETRLAGQASGAPAGQGTP, encoded by the coding sequence ATGCTGCTCTATATCCATGTTCCCTTCTGCCGAAGCAAGTGCGGGTACTGCGCCTTTCATTCCGAAGTCCCCCGGGGTGACGCCGTGCAGGTGTATCTGGACGCACTGCTGCGCGAAATAGCCCTGTGGGGCGACCGGCTGGGCAGGGTGCCCGTGAGTACGGTGTTCTTCGGGGGCGGGACGCCTTCCATGCTGCCGCACCGCGCCGTTGCCACCGTGCTGGACCGCATCCGCAAGGCCTTTGCCGTGGAGCGCGCCGCGGAAATAAGTCTGGAGGCCAACCCGGAGTCCGTGGGAACCATGGACACCCTGAGCGGCCTGCTGGAGGCTGGGGTAAACCGCCTGAGCATGGGTTTTCAGAGTATGGACCCTGCCACGCTGAAGCTGCTGGGGCGCCCGCACAGCGCGCGGGACGCGGTGCGCGTGTTTGAACTGGCGAGGACACTCGGGTTCGGCAACATAAATCTGGATTTCATATGGGGGCTGCCCAACCAGAGGCTCAAGCTGTGGCTTGAAGACCTGCGCGCCATAGTCAAGCTGGGGCCGGAGCACCTTTCCTGCTACGGGCTGACCGTGGAGGAGGAAACCCCCCTTGAGCGGGACGTGCGTGCAGGCAGGATTTCCCTGCCGGACGACGGGGAACAGGGGAAGATGTTCATCTACGGGGCGGAGTATCTGGAATCGCAGGGGTACCTGCATTACGAGATTTCCAACTTTGCCCGTATGGGATTTCAGTGCCGCCACAACACGGGCTACTGGGAGGGGGCGGAATATCTGGGCTTCGGTCCTGCGGCGGTTTCCACCCTTATGGGCAGGCGATGGACCAATCCCTGCGACCTTGCGGCCTACGCAGGCGCGGTGCGCACTGGCACGGTGGGACATGAAGCGGAAGTCCTGAGCCTGCACGAACGGGTACAGGAGTTGGTTATGCTGCGGTTGCGCACCACAAGGGGGCTGCGGGTAAAGGCCTACCGCGAGCTTACCGGGCGGGATTTCATAAAGGACAACAAGTCGCTCATTCACGCATTGCACAGGAACCGTCTGGTCCGGCTGCGCAACGGCTATCTGAGCCTCACCCGCAACGGGCTGCTGGTTTCCAACGCCATACTGGAGCGGTTTTTCAGCGAAATGGAAACACGCCTTGCCGGGCAGGCATCCGGTGCACCCGCAGGGCAGGGCACACCATGA
- a CDS encoding glycosyltransferase: protein MHDAVFDFYMRSHRMNGYTEPGLAMFFGEQLLKNMDPLPPQDRHRRLKLAAGLLRQALLLNPFDRVLRGVVNQLANAAPASEIFTAWLGACNKALEDSEDMFVGEALEQAEEWKQEEERLLHTALSHESPCLRHACVIKLWELGNADMFAEAACAMAASEYGPLVCGLYAYGAMAAQDTPLCKGLLSRALINPLTLNLKAERAAAAGDAASARGLLLRSLDALPVQTHLLLRLHELETPAPPPLPETVRTSVLFYTWNKLDVTMDTLRSLLLSEIGDAHIALLNNGSTAFSPEEFSAAVAGVAQGRAVEVIQLPVNIGAPAARNWLWQLESSRRSDYTAFLDDDVYLPQNWLRCFLQDAAEHPDATVIGPRVVNPGRIPTIQYVARFFSQTDTNLIRFTNNAPLFMDLQQFTYRRPCLSVMGCCHLFNRAACERLNVPGFDVRFTPSQVDDLEHDIQVWLAGGSVLYDGRVTVVHRQDAGRAAPRTEAGWGHVWGNHMKMEMKITGGELARVNRSVQAADDAHLARCAAAALPELSPRARTFLVLCGLAG, encoded by the coding sequence ATGCACGACGCCGTCTTTGACTTTTACATGCGCAGCCACCGCATGAACGGATACACCGAGCCGGGACTGGCCATGTTTTTCGGAGAACAGCTCCTCAAGAACATGGATCCGCTGCCGCCGCAGGACCGGCACAGAAGGTTGAAGCTGGCGGCCGGGCTGCTCCGGCAGGCCCTGCTGCTCAACCCTTTCGACAGGGTGCTGCGCGGCGTGGTGAACCAGTTGGCAAATGCCGCCCCCGCCTCGGAGATATTCACAGCGTGGCTGGGGGCCTGCAACAAGGCGCTGGAAGACAGCGAAGACATGTTTGTGGGCGAGGCACTGGAACAGGCCGAGGAGTGGAAACAGGAAGAGGAACGACTGCTGCACACCGCCCTGTCACACGAATCTCCCTGCCTGCGGCACGCCTGCGTCATCAAGCTCTGGGAACTGGGCAATGCGGACATGTTCGCGGAAGCCGCCTGCGCCATGGCCGCTTCCGAATACGGCCCGCTGGTCTGCGGCCTTTATGCCTACGGAGCCATGGCGGCACAGGATACTCCCCTGTGCAAGGGGCTGCTTTCCCGCGCCCTGATCAACCCCCTTACGCTGAATCTCAAGGCGGAACGGGCGGCGGCTGCGGGTGATGCCGCATCCGCGCGCGGCCTGTTGCTGCGCTCGCTGGATGCCCTGCCCGTGCAGACCCACCTGCTGCTGCGCCTGCACGAACTGGAAACGCCTGCACCTCCCCCGCTGCCAGAGACTGTGCGCACCAGTGTGCTCTTCTACACATGGAACAAGCTGGATGTGACCATGGACACCCTGCGCAGCCTGCTGCTCAGCGAGATAGGCGATGCCCACATCGCCTTGCTGAACAACGGTTCCACCGCCTTCAGCCCCGAGGAATTTTCCGCCGCCGTGGCAGGCGTGGCGCAGGGCCGCGCAGTGGAGGTCATCCAGTTGCCCGTGAACATCGGCGCACCCGCCGCACGTAACTGGCTGTGGCAGTTGGAATCTTCCCGCCGCTCGGACTACACGGCCTTTCTGGATGATGATGTCTATCTCCCCCAAAACTGGCTGCGCTGCTTCCTGCAGGATGCCGCAGAGCACCCGGATGCCACGGTCATCGGCCCGCGTGTGGTGAACCCCGGCCGCATACCCACCATCCAGTACGTGGCGCGTTTCTTTTCGCAGACAGACACCAACCTCATCCGCTTCACCAACAACGCGCCCCTGTTCATGGACCTGCAACAGTTCACCTACCGCCGCCCCTGCCTCTCGGTCATGGGGTGCTGCCACCTGTTCAACCGCGCAGCCTGCGAGCGGCTGAACGTGCCGGGGTTTGACGTGCGTTTCACCCCGTCACAGGTAGACGACCTTGAACACGACATTCAGGTCTGGCTTGCCGGAGGTTCCGTGCTGTACGACGGGCGCGTCACCGTGGTGCACAGGCAGGACGCAGGACGCGCCGCACCGCGCACCGAGGCTGGCTGGGGCCACGTGTGGGGCAATCATATGAAGATGGAGATGAAGATTACCGGCGGCGAACTGGCACGGGTGAACCGCAGCGTTCAGGCGGCGGATGATGCCCACCTAGCCCGTTGCGCGGCAGCCGCCCTGCCCGAACTTTCACCCCGTGCCCGCACATTTCTGGTCTTGTGCGGACTGGCTGGGTAG